CTTTGTAAGAATGACATACATTTGGTGTCAATCGAAATTTGATTTTCTCACATTCaagaattatataaattacatatagtagataaaaattaatatttgaaaaattgtataagCATTTAATTGTATAAATGTGTTTTGTCAATATGGAGACGGAATTCTATGCTTAGAGACGGAATTTTTGAGACAGTATTATTTGAATTTAGAGACGGACAATTTTGTCTCCATTAGAGACGgatttattatgttttgaattcaATGTTTAGAGACAGATGTTTATTTGATAGTGACAGATAAATTCTGTCCCCAATCAGAGACGGAATATAAAATCCGTCTCTGATAGTTTAGAGACGAGGAAATTAAAGACAGAATCAAATCGGTCTCTAATTCTGTCTCTAACATGCTTAGTGACGGAATATTGGCATTTTAGAGACAGATTTTGCCCGTCggtatttaagatttttctagtagtgatgTTTCTTTCAACCTGGTCTTCTCTTATGGTTGACGAATGGTAGAAACAATACGAGAACTTGAAACAAACGATCGCTAGCATTAGAGTTCCTAGTGCTAGAGGTAAAACTATGAAAAAAATCACCTTCTTAGTCTTATTATTATGAGATCCACTAGTTGGTTTTATGCAGGGCTTCAAGCCAGAAACATTACCGCACAAGCCTGTATTATTTCTCAACACTTCAAATGTAGCGTTATTGAATGCTCGCATATTTGGAAGTGGACCTTTCAACTGGTTATATGATATATCAACCAACCACAAACTAATCATTTGATCCAAGGAAGTGGGGATGAAACCAGAAAGATTGTTATGTGAAATATTCAATGTTTCTAAGTATTTCAGCTTTCCAAGCATTGGTGGTATGGTTCCATCCAAAAAATTTCCACTAAGATCAAGAATTTGAAGGACTTTAAAATTTCCAAACTCAACAGGAATATTTCCTCTGAATTTGTTATGGCTCAAATTTAAGTTCAATAATTTAGGAAAACTGAAAAGGTCTTTTGTGATGAAACCACTTAGATTATTTGCTGCAACATCTAAGATTTCAAGTCCCTTTAATAATGTTAATTGTACATGAATATTACCAGAAAGATTGTTGTTGCTTAAAAAGAGTCTTCCCAACATAGTCAAATTGCCTAACTCTTTTGGTATCTTTCCTGTAATATGGTTTGAAGATAAGTCAATTGAATATAGGCTAGGTGCTTCACCGAGTTCGGGTGGTATACAACCTGAGATATTATTTTTGGAGATGTGAATGTGTGTCAAGTTATGAAACTTTCCCCAGTTTGATGAAAGGTGGccataaaaattattgtcaTCCAATCCCAAAAACATCAAATTTGGGTATACACCAAAATCATCAGTTATGTTTCCATCAAAATAGTTATGTTCAAGCCTAAGTCTAATAAGGCTAGAACAATTCTTCAAACTCTTTAGAACTGACCCTGTAAAATGGTTATTAAAAGCACTAACGTATTCCAGCTTTCCGCCACGACAAATGTTATAAGGCATCTgatcaattaaattattatcataGACATGGAAATCTTGCAAATTACTAGAAGCAAGCATATTCAATTCCTTCGGAATTTTCCCACTGAGGTGGTTTCCACCAAAGCCAAGATATCGTAAATTGCTCCAGTTTCCAATTGTAGCCGGGATTTTACCAGAGAGACTATTATTTGACAAATCAATGTCTTTCATAGATCTTATCATTCCGATTTCACTAGGAATGGAACCATAAAGATTATTGTTGTCAAGAAGTAGATTTGTCATGTTCAACAATTTCCCGATTTCACGAGGAATAGATCCATAAATATTATTATcgaaaagaaataattttttcatctGTAATAACTTCCCAATTTCTCGAGGAATTGATCCAGAAAGGTTATTGTCATGAAGATATAGATTTTTTATCTTTGTTAATTTTCCAATAGTAGGTGGGATTTCTCCAGAAAGTTTGTTTCTTTCTAAATGCAAGTGTGACAAGAAGGACAAGTTCCCTATTGAAATTGGTATATTACCAGTTAGATTTGAAAATGAGATATGAAGTTCTCTTAGATTCCTTAATGAACCTATTCCTTTAGGAATGATACCATTAAGAAAATTATGAGACAAATCTAAAATTTGAAGATTAGTCAAATGTGTTATTTCATATGGAATTTCTCCTAAGAGAAGATTGTCACTAAGATCAAGATAAGAAAGTTTGGACAACATTCCAATATGGTTAGGAATACTTCCATTCAAGAAGTTGAAACTAAGATCAAGAGTAAGAATATTTGGAAGTGATGTGAAGTTAAGACTTTTGAGTGTACCTTTCAATCTCAAGTTTGTGAGATTTACATAAGTAACATATATGGAATCTTCATCACATGTAATTCCAAGCCAGTTGTTGCATGAATTATTGCCATTCCATGAAGATAGTAAGGTTTGGCTTTGGTTGTCAAGACTTGATTTCCACTTCAACAAAGCACTTGCTTCTTCACTACTTTGTAAAGATGAAGAAGTAGATGATGATATTGTAAGGGAAGAACCAACAATTGAAGAAGTGCTAGTTATGAATGCACAAAAGTACATTGAAAAGAACAGCCAAGAGAGTACACACTTCATGGACACGAGCATTGGAAATGAGGAAACCATGGAAGCTTTTGGTTGAGGATTTAAGACAATTTGTTTTGACTGGACTCATATGTAGCTAGTGTTGCAGATATAAAATCGCAGATTGCATGGTGGTTGAACCCAAAAACGACAAAGACAAAGACAAACCGTCGTGAGATGGTTGAGGATAGTCTACgtttgtaacaattttcacataatgTTACTCTCTGGTTGTTGGTATCGACAACAatcgtggttttttctccgacTTTGAAGTTTCcatgttatattcttgtgttgttgattacGCTCTACTTATTTTTAATCTTCAGCTATGTTATTTCCTAACAAAGAGAATGAGGGCTTTTATAGAAATTTTGGCTGCCTCCCACTTAATGGACCTTTGACTGATGCGGAAGACTTGACCACCGACTAATctactatttaagtagcggatgccgTCCACGTAGCACTATACGAAAAATGCCATATACCCACTATAGATAGGTAGTAAATGGTGGATTTCAAAATTTCTCCGAAATTTTTCAGTTTTATAACATCTGCTACTTAGTAGTAGAAgagcaaaattgaaattaacaaACGAAAAGCACATGGGGcgccaaaaaaaatttcctaatAATTCACAAAAGAATAATGATCATGATCGATCCTTTGAAATTTTTGCCAATAATTCACAAAAGAATAATAATCATGATGGATCCTTTGAAGTTTTTGCGATATGGATTTATAGGAACTAAAGAACaaggttttttttgtttcttattggTCCCCACAAGTACAAATTCTTAGACAATGCAATTGGTGGGTTTTGTCTTTTGAGTCATTGTGGATGGAACCGTAGTCTTAACAGTATCATGAATGGGATACCAATTATTGTACGGCCACATTTggtgagaaaaaataaattcagtTTGCTAAGTGTTTAGATTTGCATGGTTCGGAGAAAATTTTAGAAAGTGTTCGAGATAGTAAAAATGGTAAGgatttatatttgataaaagatagTAAAAATAGTACAATAGTGACTTTTATATAAAACAATTTGAGcgttaactaactaactacctaataacaaactctaacaaactAATATAAACTTCAACTAACTAATGGAAATTACTAGCTAATCACCATTATTCTTAACACTAAGTGATGGGATAAGAGTGGCAATTAGGCCAAAAGGAAATGAAAATGGTCTAGTGGAAAATGAAGAAATTGGTGAGGTTGTAACAAGAGTGATTTAGGGTGATGAAGGAAGAGATATTCATGaaagaatgaaaaattgaaaaattcgGCTTATGAAACGTTTTAAGAAGGGTTGTAGATAGAAACTTTCTATCTACATTAGTTATTCGTGTAAATATAATTCTATATTAATATAGAATTATATTAATGAAAGTTTAATATATAGTTATTCGTGTAAATATAATTCTATATTAATGAaagtataaatttatttttaagatttgtcaaaaaaaataaatatttttaagatatgatatatttttgtgtgttatCACAAATTTGATAATTTGCATGAATCATATCAACCTAAACTTGGTGTAGAATTCAAACTTCTATTTTCTCCATTTAAATCTTCAGTGTGTGAACATTATAATGTTTTAGTATATACTAAGCTACAACTATAATTTGGTCGGTAAGAAAGCGGAAATACTAGAAAATTGAAATCACTTACCAACAGAAAATAAAACCACCCCCAATTTATGAAATTGGATTTAATCCAGAGCAGCTTCTATTATGCATAAGTTGATCAAGTCGTGCACGGTGCACCATTCAGAAGAAAGAGTCACAACAAATAACTTTCAATCTGACACATAAAGAGAAAAATGGAACTTTGAAGaagattgtttaaaaaaatagtaaagaagacgaacatgaaaaaaataggattttgttTTCAGCAAAGAGAAACGAGGTGCACCATAAGTCATTAAGTGACTATTTTAGTATTAACCGTCGATTTTTTATCTAAAGGCTAATAATTATTCTCACCGTTCTCATATATAAAAGACATTTTCATATGATatgccccctatatatatatagaaagagagagagactaaacacttatttaattatttattatttaataatatttatattaaattattccCACGAGCTTATCTCAGTTAGTAGGGATATCACATTCTATATGTAGAAGTTGGGGTTTGAACCCTTGACACTTTAAGGttaaatttctagccactaggttacatgaagaaaaaaataaatatttatagtAAACTAGTATAACCGACCCGTGCAATGCACGGGTTAatattcaatgaaaaatatgaattattaaaagtttatatttaattGTACAAAATTAGATTAGTGTATATGATTAAGTTTAAAGTCAATTAgttaaaatattagttttttaagtttaattatggttttttattgttatttttgtaagtattttttattttatttttttagtgatgCCAACTTAGTTTGGACTATCTAGTTGCTCCTTAATGTCAGGATCCTTTTGATTAggctaaaattaaaaaatttcaacttttgAAGGTGATCTCCCGCTCCCCGTGTCAAACAATATGTATTTTCTCTCCCGTTGCCGtagaaattacaaaaaaaaaaacaggactCTGTATTCATATATGAGTATAATTGGTCTcatgtaaattacaaaaaaaaattaggcatCTGTATTTTTATGTATGTAGCCTCTTCTAAAAAGAGAGCAATACAAAActcttatttttctcttcattttg
This genomic interval from Trifolium pratense cultivar HEN17-A07 linkage group LG6, ARS_RC_1.1, whole genome shotgun sequence contains the following:
- the LOC123888270 gene encoding MDIS1-interacting receptor like kinase 2-like, whose translation is MVSSFPMLVSMKCVLSWLFFSMYFCAFITSTSSIVGSSLTISSSTSSSLQSSEEASALLKWKSSLDNQSQTLLSSWNGNNSCNNWLGITCDEDSIYVTYVNLTNLRLKGTLKSLNFTSLPNILTLDLSFNFLNGSIPNHIGMLSKLSYLDLSDNLLLGEIPYEITHLTNLQILDLSHNFLNGIIPKGIGSLRNLRELHISFSNLTGNIPISIGNLSFLSHLHLERNKLSGEIPPTIGKLTKIKNLYLHDNNLSGSIPREIGKLLQMKKLFLFDNNIYGSIPREIGKLLNMTNLLLDNNNLYGSIPSEIGMIRSMKDIDLSNNSLSGKIPATIGNWSNLRYLGFGGNHLSGKIPKELNMLASSNLQDFHVYDNNLIDQMPYNICRGGKLEYVSAFNNHFTGSVLKSLKNCSSLIRLRLEHNYFDGNITDDFGVYPNLMFLGLDDNNFYGHLSSNWGKFHNLTHIHISKNNISGCIPPELGEAPSLYSIDLSSNHITGKIPKELGNLTMLGRLFLSNNNLSGNIHVQLTLLKGLEILDVAANNLSGFITKDLFSFPKLLNLNLSHNKFRGNIPVEFGNFKVLQILDLSGNFLDGTIPPMLGKLKYLETLNISHNNLSGFIPTSLDQMISLWLVDISYNQLKGPLPNMRAFNNATFEVLRNNTGLCGNVSGLKPCIKPTSGSHNNKTKKVIFFIVLPLALGTLMLAIVCFKFSYCFYHSSTIREDQVERNITTKNVLTIWSFDGKMVYENIIEATEEFDDKHLIGVGAHGSVYKAKLQSGQVVAVKKLHSVADAENPNLKSFTNEIQALTEIRHRNIVKLYGFCSHSHLSFLVYEFMEKGSLEKILKDDEEAIAFDWNKRVNVIKDVANALCYMHHDCSPPIVHRDISNKNILLDLEYVARVSDFGTAKLLNPNSSNWTSFAGTFGYAAPELAYTMEVNEKNDVYSFGVLALEILFGKHPGDIVSNSLQWIIMGSTLDSMPLMNKLDQRLSRPVNHRQTKELVCIAKTTISCLVDSPQSRPTMEQVSRELLSV